From Acidimicrobiales bacterium:
ATCGATTGGTCCTGCTGGGTCAGCAGCGGGAAGAGGGCGGTGAGACGCCGGGCCTGGAGCAGCGGCTCGCCTCCGGTCACGCTGACCGAGTGGTGCGGAACGGCGCGCCACAGCTGACCGACGGCGTCGGCCACCTCGGTGACCGGAAGTGGGCTCTCCCGCCGGCACCAGTCCCGACGCCCCGGCGTCTGCTCGAGGCGGCACGGCCCCGCACGCTTCTCGAGGGCCTCCGGTTGATCGCAGTAGGCGCAGCGGATGTTGCAACCGGTGAGGCGGAGAAAGACCTGGCGCTCACCTACCAGCGCCCCCTCGCCCTGAATCGCCGAGAAGACCTCGGTCACCAGCAGGGTCGTGGCATCTGTCACGGCGACGGCAGGGCCGGATCGGGCACGCCGGCTTCGGCGAAGCCGCGCGCCCGTAGCTCACACGCGTCGCAGGCCCTGCACGGATCCGGGCCGGCGCGGTAGCACGACCAGGTCAGCTCGACGGGAGCCTCGAGGTCAAGGGCGAGGCGGATGATCTGGGCCTTGGTGAGGTCGACCAGCGGTGTCCGGATGTCGACCGGTCGGCCCTCGAGCCCGCGCTTCTGGCCCACCGCCGCCACAGCGCGGAAGGCATCGACGAACGCAGGCCGGCAGTCGGGGTAGCCGCTGTAGTCCAGGGCGTTGACGCCGAGATACACGGCATCGGCGTCACGGGCCTCGGCCACTCCGAGGGCGACAGCGAGGAAGATGCTGTTGCGCGCGGGTACGTAGGTCACCGGTATGTCGACTGCATCTGGCTCGCTGGTGCGCGCCGAAGGCGACGGTCGCGGTATCTCGACCGACGGGTCGGTGAGCGCCGACCCACCCCAGGCGCGCGTGTCGATAGCGACCAGGAGGCGCTCGGCGCCGTAGTGGGCGGCCACCTTGGCGGCGCGCTCGAGCTCGATTCCGTGCGACTGGCCATAGTCGAAGCTGAGGGCCAGCGGCGGACGTTCGGCGTCCTTCGCCGCCAAGGCCATGCACGTGGTGGAATCGAGCCCGCCCGAGAGGATGATCACCTGCCGGCCCGCGCTCATTCGGCCAACAGCTCGACCATGGACTGTGGGGTCTCCCAAAGGCGTACGGCGACGAGGTCCAGGCCCGCCGCTTCGAGCTCCTTCCACGCCTGCTGGGCGACCCGCTCGGCGGTGGGGTTGTCGAGGACGTCGTTCAGTAGGCGGTGGTCGTAGCGGCTCACGACCTCGCGCTCGACGACAGCCGCCAAGTCGTCGAAGTCCATCACGACGCCGTGCTCGTTGACGGGCCCCTCCACGGTGACCTCGAGGCGGTAGTGGTGGCCGTGCAACCGCTGGCACTTACCGGCGTGCCACGGGAGATGGTGGGCCGCCTCGAAGGCGAACGAGCGGCAGACCCGGGTGCGCATCCACACCCAGGCTATCCCCAGCTACCGGTGGTCGGCGCGGCCGTGATCGGAGTCGGGCGGCCCGTAGGGTTCGCTGGCTTCCTGATAGCAGTCGGCGTGGTAGTGCTCCACCCGGTCCCACGTGCCATTGACGTAGACGTTGGCGATGACCTGGCGGAGCTGGGCGCGGGCGACGAACTTCACCGGGGCCCCGCAGTGGGCGCAGATGGCCGAGCTGCCGGGCTCGACGGTCCGGATGACAGCTCGACTCTCGGTGATACCTCTTGCCCTGCCCGCCTCACTGCTCACGTCGTCCCCCCAACCGCGCTAGGGATCGCCCGCGGCTCAGGACCCCAGACTAGTCAACTGGTCTGGCGTAAGGCCATCATCTCGCCTTCGGTCACCCGCCCCTGACCAGGGGCTTGTAGCGGATGCGGTGGGGCTGATCGGCGGCCGCTCCGAGCCGGCGTCGGCGCTCGGCCTCGTAATCGCTGAAGTTCCCCTCGAACCAGTGCACCACCGACTCGCCCTCGAAGGCGAGCACGTGTGTCGCGATCCGGTCCAGGAACCACCGGTCGTGGGTGATCACCACCGCACACCCGGCGAAGGCCACGAGCGCGTCTTCGAGGGCCCGGAGCGTGTCGACGTCGAGGTCGTTGGTCGGCTCGTCGAGCAGGAGCACGTTGCCTCCCGAGCGCAGGACCTTGGCCAGGTGGATGCGGTTGCGCTCACCGCCAGAGCAGTCGCCGACCCTCTTCTGCTGGTCGGATCCGGTGAAGTTGAACCCGGCGACATATGCCCGTCCGTGGATCTCGCGACCGCCCACCACCAGGCGGTCTTGTCCGTCAGTGATCTCCTCGTAGACCGTTCGGGACGGATCGAGGGCCTGGCGAGACTGGTCCACGTAGGCCAGGCTCACCGTCGGTCCCACGACCAGGCTGCCCTCGTCGGGCTTCTCCTGGTCGGTGATCATGCGCAGGAGCGTGGTCTTGCCCGCGCCGTTGGCGCCGATCACGCCGACGATCCCCCCACGCGGCAGCGAGAAGTCGAGGGTGTCGATGAGCAGGCGGTCGCCGTAGCCCTTGCGCAGCGCGCTCGCCTCGACCACGAGGTCGCCCAGGCGGGGCCCCGGCGGTATGGCCAGCTCCAGCCGATCCTCCCGGACGGGAGCCGAGGCCGCCTCCGCCAGCAGCGCCTCGTAGGCCGACAGGCGGGCTTTGCCCTTGGCCTGGCGAGCCCGGGGGGAGAGACGGACCCACTCGAGCTCCCGTTCGAGGGTGCGACGGCGCGCCGAGTCGGCCTTCTCCTCGTTCGCCAGCCGTGCCTGCTTCTGCTCCAGCCACGAGGAGTAGTTGCCCTCCCAGGGCAGCCCCGCCCCCCGGTCGAGCTCGAGGATCCACCCCGCCACGTTGTCCAGGAAGTACCGGTCGTGGGTGACGGCCACGACCGTTCCCTCGTACTCGTGCAGGAAGCGCTCGAGCCAGGCCACCGACTCGGCGTCGAGGTGGTTGGTGGGCTCGTCGAGCAGGAGGAGGTCGGGCCGGCTGAGCAACAGGCGGCACAGGGCGACCCGGCGACGCTCGCCGCCCGAGAGCATGTCCACGCTGGCATCGCCGGGCGGGAGCCGGAGGGCGTCCATGGCGACCTCGAGTGTGCGGTCGAGCTCCCAGGCTCCAATGGCCTCGATGCGGTCCTGACACTCGCCCTGCTCTGTGAGCAGCCGATCCATCTCCTCGGGGCCGGCCGATCCCAGCTGCTCGCTGATCTCCTCGAAGCGCCGGAGCAGCGCGGTGGCCTCGCCCATTCCCGCGGCCACGTTTCCAAGGACGTCTTGGGTCGAATCGAGCGTGGGCTCCTGAGGGAGATGACCGACCGTGAAGCCGGGCGATAGCCGGGCCTGTCCGGTGTACCCGTCGTCCTCGCCGGCCATGATGCGAAGCAGGGAGGACTTGCCCGACCCGTTGGCGCCGATGACGCCGATCTTGGCGCCCGGGTAGAAGGACAGGTTGATCCCCTTCAGCACCTCCCGGTCGGGAGGGTAGAAACGGCGGAGGTCCCGCATCACATAGATGAACTGGGCCGGCACGGTCTCCGACGGTAGCGGGTCGGTCGCCGGTAGGATCGAGGGTGATGCCGGAGCAGCGCACCGACGAGTCGTTCGGGAGCTTTGGCCCCAACGCCTGGCTCGTCGAGGACATGTACGAGCAGTACCGGCGGGACCCGTCATCGGTGAGCGAGAGCTGGCAGGAGTTCTTCGCCGACTACCGGCGAGACGACGGAGCTGCGTCGGT
This genomic window contains:
- the ettA gene encoding energy-dependent translational throttle protein EttA, which encodes MPAQFIYVMRDLRRFYPPDREVLKGINLSFYPGAKIGVIGANGSGKSSLLRIMAGEDDGYTGQARLSPGFTVGHLPQEPTLDSTQDVLGNVAAGMGEATALLRRFEEISEQLGSAGPEEMDRLLTEQGECQDRIEAIGAWELDRTLEVAMDALRLPPGDASVDMLSGGERRRVALCRLLLSRPDLLLLDEPTNHLDAESVAWLERFLHEYEGTVVAVTHDRYFLDNVAGWILELDRGAGLPWEGNYSSWLEQKQARLANEEKADSARRRTLERELEWVRLSPRARQAKGKARLSAYEALLAEAASAPVREDRLELAIPPGPRLGDLVVEASALRKGYGDRLLIDTLDFSLPRGGIVGVIGANGAGKTTLLRMITDQEKPDEGSLVVGPTVSLAYVDQSRQALDPSRTVYEEITDGQDRLVVGGREIHGRAYVAGFNFTGSDQQKRVGDCSGGERNRIHLAKVLRSGGNVLLLDEPTNDLDVDTLRALEDALVAFAGCAVVITHDRWFLDRIATHVLAFEGESVVHWFEGNFSDYEAERRRRLGAAADQPHRIRYKPLVRGG
- the queD gene encoding 6-carboxytetrahydropterin synthase QueD codes for the protein MRTRVCRSFAFEAAHHLPWHAGKCQRLHGHHYRLEVTVEGPVNEHGVVMDFDDLAAVVEREVVSRYDHRLLNDVLDNPTAERVAQQAWKELEAAGLDLVAVRLWETPQSMVELLAE
- the queC gene encoding 7-cyano-7-deazaguanine synthase QueC, with amino-acid sequence MSAGRQVIILSGGLDSTTCMALAAKDAERPPLALSFDYGQSHGIELERAAKVAAHYGAERLLVAIDTRAWGGSALTDPSVEIPRPSPSARTSEPDAVDIPVTYVPARNSIFLAVALGVAEARDADAVYLGVNALDYSGYPDCRPAFVDAFRAVAAVGQKRGLEGRPVDIRTPLVDLTKAQIIRLALDLEAPVELTWSCYRAGPDPCRACDACELRARGFAEAGVPDPALPSP